In Corylus avellana chromosome ca2, CavTom2PMs-1.0, the following proteins share a genomic window:
- the LOC132172981 gene encoding homeobox protein knotted-1-like 10, with product MEEFYRLNPVISCSDNNICATTSAGFHHHAPMDNMLQFQAAEITDLIKTQIANHPLFPNLVSAHIQCQKVGAPPEMASLLEEIGRENHVLSTCSKMEANPELDEFMESYCEALHRFKEELSKPFDEATIFLSGIESQLNSLCKETLDYRSDEAIGTSEELSCGEVDAPESQEYSSGARPGDQEVKEMLLRKYSGYLSSLMKEFLKKRKKGKLPKEAKLALMEWWNTHYRWPYPTDEDKMKLSEATGLDQKQINNWFINQRKRHWKPSEDMRFALMEGAISSGGGDVYFDTGGGGGSDDI from the exons ATGGAAGAGTTTTACAGGCTGAATCCTGTAATATCTTGCTCAGATAACAACATTTGTGCTACTACTTCAGCTGGGTTTCATCATCATGCCCCTATGGATAACATGCTCCAATTCCAAGCTGCTGAGATCACGGATCTGATCAAGACCCAGATTGCTAATCACCCTCTTTTTCCTAATTTGGTTTCTGCTCACATACAATGCCAAAAG GTTGGAGCTCCCCCAGAAATGGCTTCTCTTCTTGAAGAAATCGGCAGAGAAAACCACGTATTAAGCACTTGCAGTAAGATGGAAGCTAATCCGGAACTTGATGAATTCATG GAATCATATTGTGAGGCTCTACATCGATTCAAGGAGGAGCTATCCAAGCCGTTCGATGAAGCGACCATATTCTTGAGTGGCATTGAATCACAGCTGAATAGTCTCTGTAAAGAAACCTTGGATTATCGCTCTg ATGAGGCAATTGGGACTTCAGAGGAATTAAGCTGTGGGGAGGTAGATGCACCTGAAAGTCAAGAGTACTCTTCTGGTGCCCGTCCGGGTGACCAGGAAGTGAAAGAAATGCTCCTTCGAAAGTACAGTGGCTATCTTAGTAGTTTAATGAAagagtttttaaagaaaagaaagaaaggaaagctACCAAAGGAAGCAAAACTAGCATTGATGGAGTGGTGGAATACTCATTACAGATGGCCATATCCTACG GATGAGGATAAAATGAAGCTATCAGAGGCAACAGGATTAGACCAAAAGCAGATCAACAATTGGTTCATAAACCAGAGGAAACGGCACTGGAAACCTTCTGAAGACATGAGATTTGCTCTCATGGAAGGTGCTATCAGCAGTGGTGGAGGAGACGTGTACTTTGACACTGGAGGTGGAGGAGGAAGTGATGATATCTGA
- the LOC132171738 gene encoding nicotianamine synthase, with translation MGCQEEPLVQKVCDLYMQISGLESLKPSKDVNMIFTQLVLTCMPPSPIDVTKLCKRVQEMRSKLIRLCGEAEGLLETHFSTILASYENPLDNLTIFPYYSNYLKLSLLEFTILSQHLQNAPTKIAFVGSGPLPLTSIVLASNHLTHTSFHNYDIDPLANSMAVALVSSHPDLSNRMFFHTQDIMNVTNALKDYEVVFLAALVGMDKEDKVRVIDHLAKYMAPGALLMLRSAHGARAFLYPVVDPCDLRGFDVLSVVHPTDEVINSVVIARKYSVPNMHSFDQQGLGHGPIILPTKCSEIQAFDPFNHGNMIEELAVEEQLS, from the coding sequence ATGGGTTGCCAGGAAGAGCCTTTGGTTCAAAAAGTGTGTGATTTGTATATGCAAATCTCTGGCCTTGAGAGCCTCAAACCCTCCAAAGATGTCAACATGATCTTCACACAACTTGTTCTCACATGCATGCCACCCAGCCCAATTGATGTAACCAAGCTGTGCAAAAGGGTGCAAGAAATGAGGTCAAAGCTGATAAGGCTCTGTGGGGAGGCAGAGGGGCTTTTGGAGACTCATTTCTCTACCATCTTAGCCTCTTATGAAAACCCACTTGACAATCTCACTATTTTCCCTTACTATTCTAATTACCTCAAGCTTAGCCTCCTTGAGTTCACCATCCTTTCCCAACACTTGCAAAATGCTCCTACCAAAATTGCCTTTGTGGGTTCTGGTCCCCTTCCCCTCACCTCAATTGTTTTGGCCTCCAATCACCTCACACACACCTCCTTTCACAACTATGATATTGACCCTTTAGCCAATTCAATGGCTGTTGCCTTGGTTTCATCTCACCCTGACTTGTCAAACAGAATGTTCTTCCACACTCAGGATATAATGAATGTAACAAATGCTTTGAAAGATTATGAGGTTGTTTTCTTGGCAGCTCTTGTTGGGATGGACAAGGAGGACAAGGTTCGAGTCATCGATCATTTGGCTAAGTACATGGCTCCTGGAGCTCTTCTGATGCTGAGGAGTGCTCATGGGGCTCGAGCTTTTCTCTATCCTGTGGTTGATCCTTGTGACCTTCGTGGATTTGATGTTCTTTCTGTTGTTCATCCCACTGATGAGGTCATCAACTCTGTTGTCATTGCACGCAAGTATTCAGTGCCTAATATGCACTCTTTTGATCAGCAGGGTCTTGGCCATGGCCCCATAATTCTGCCCACCAAGTGTTCTGAAATCCAAGCCTTCGATCCCTTCAACCATGGCAACATGATTGAGGAATTGGCTGTTGAGGAGCAACTCTCCTAA